Proteins co-encoded in one Bremerella sp. TYQ1 genomic window:
- a CDS encoding polysaccharide ABC transporter ATP-binding protein, producing the protein MPTRALRKSVDGIRGQNSVDETHSKREVWALKDATFQIRRGEVVGVIGRNGAGKSTLLKILTRITKPTSGRAEIRGRVGSLLEVGTGFHPELSGRENIFFNGVILGMRRQEIIQKFDEIVEFSGVEKFLDTPVKRYSSGMRVRLAFAVAAHLHPEILLIDEVLAVGDAEFQKRCLGKMQDVATSGRTVIFVSHNMGAIQSLCSRCFTLKNGSIDFVGEPIEAVDRYLANSQEFESEIDLAILPRDSRSTSSVFQRVSIAVNGVRSGYMNTGDSISFKLKLRIPDQTLGARLAIGISNFAGHRIFTLDTRSSDVSVEFTPGETCIECDLPSLFLAPGAYTATLYFNTSAGHCDHLVDVIGFGVRAVKSQASTVIPKLVGDWLIPANWHLASDVISRSSPSAAKTNSR; encoded by the coding sequence ATGCCTACACGTGCGTTACGTAAAAGCGTAGACGGAATTCGCGGCCAAAATTCCGTAGATGAAACGCACAGTAAGCGTGAAGTATGGGCGCTGAAGGATGCCACGTTTCAGATTCGTCGCGGCGAAGTTGTTGGAGTAATTGGAAGAAACGGTGCCGGAAAAAGTACGTTACTAAAAATCCTCACTCGTATTACGAAGCCAACAAGCGGTAGGGCTGAAATCCGCGGCCGTGTCGGCAGTTTGCTTGAGGTAGGGACAGGCTTCCATCCAGAACTTTCGGGACGCGAAAACATTTTTTTTAACGGCGTTATTCTTGGGATGCGACGCCAGGAAATCATTCAAAAGTTCGACGAGATCGTTGAGTTCTCAGGTGTTGAAAAGTTCCTCGATACGCCTGTTAAACGATATTCCAGCGGAATGCGAGTTCGCTTGGCGTTTGCCGTTGCTGCGCATCTTCATCCAGAGATTCTTTTAATTGATGAAGTCTTGGCGGTAGGGGATGCCGAATTTCAAAAGCGTTGCCTCGGAAAGATGCAAGACGTGGCTACAAGCGGGCGAACCGTAATTTTCGTCAGCCATAACATGGGAGCCATACAGTCGCTTTGCTCGCGATGCTTTACACTAAAAAATGGTTCTATCGATTTCGTTGGTGAACCTATAGAAGCAGTTGATCGTTACTTGGCCAATTCTCAAGAGTTTGAATCTGAAATTGATTTAGCTATTTTGCCTCGCGACTCTAGGTCAACGTCTTCCGTTTTTCAGCGGGTGTCGATCGCAGTAAATGGAGTTAGGTCCGGATATATGAACACCGGCGACTCTATTTCATTCAAACTAAAGCTGAGAATCCCAGATCAAACCCTCGGCGCTCGATTAGCAATTGGAATTTCGAATTTTGCAGGTCATCGGATTTTCACTCTTGATACACGGTCTTCTGATGTGTCAGTAGAGTTTACGCCCGGCGAAACGTGCATCGAATGTGACTTGCCTTCGCTCTTTCTGGCGCCAGGTGCGTACACGGCAACTCTCTATTTTAACACTTCCGCTGGTCACTGCGATCATCTAGTCGATGTGATCGGGTTTGGCGTTCGCGCAGTTAAATCGCAGGCATCTACGGTAATTCCTAAACTGGTAGGTGATTGGTTAATTCCAGCGAATTGGCATTTAGCGTCGGATGTGATCAGTCGCTCAAGTCCTAGTGCTGCCAAAACAAATTCCAGGTAA
- a CDS encoding glycosyltransferase, producing MSRIVVFSRSDLSRDPRVKRQLSTLCNSHEVIPVGFNPPVDEFKEAIDISDVVILEIAGKNRIEKIRSLVKAKGLWSAGNMLLGIVSEQWLMALPVIGFHLHTLIETQIVRRSLVRKLRSNKADLILANDLSALAVCVCAKGHSKLLFDAHEFSPEQFPGGQKASVQNRYATWLLKRYLPKCDQITTVSEGIADEYSRVFGIEQPPLIKNARGFESLEPKLTPGEKIRLVHHGAASRHRSIELLIQAMSHLDERFTLDLFLVGSDSQYLNELKSLASDDPRIHFQDPVKFDDIPRVLNGYDCGISLLPPVSFNHEHALPNKFFEFVQGRLCLAVGPSPEMARLVKSYDLGVVTDDFTPQSLATSLSQLNAEKVMRYKENSHRAARELSAEHDMKRLREIVEGVLAE from the coding sequence ATGTCCAGGATAGTTGTTTTTTCTCGTTCCGATCTTTCTCGTGATCCCAGGGTCAAGCGGCAATTAAGCACGCTCTGCAACAGCCACGAAGTTATTCCGGTTGGATTCAATCCCCCTGTCGATGAGTTCAAGGAGGCGATAGACATCTCGGATGTCGTGATATTAGAGATCGCTGGAAAAAACAGGATTGAGAAGATTCGTTCTTTAGTGAAAGCGAAAGGGCTTTGGTCAGCGGGCAATATGTTGCTTGGGATTGTTTCCGAGCAATGGCTGATGGCGTTGCCGGTGATTGGATTTCATCTGCATACTCTTATCGAGACCCAAATTGTTCGCAGATCGCTGGTAAGGAAGTTACGGAGTAATAAGGCTGATTTAATTTTGGCAAATGACCTTTCGGCTTTGGCTGTCTGCGTTTGTGCTAAGGGGCATTCCAAGCTTCTGTTTGACGCCCACGAGTTTTCGCCTGAGCAGTTTCCCGGCGGACAGAAAGCAAGTGTGCAGAATCGCTACGCCACTTGGCTTCTTAAGAGGTATCTTCCCAAATGCGATCAAATAACAACTGTGTCGGAGGGCATCGCAGATGAGTACAGTCGGGTCTTTGGCATTGAACAGCCGCCGCTGATCAAGAATGCGAGAGGCTTTGAATCTTTAGAGCCGAAATTAACTCCAGGAGAAAAAATACGACTAGTCCATCATGGCGCAGCAAGCCGACATCGCAGCATTGAGCTATTGATCCAAGCAATGTCGCATTTGGATGAACGTTTCACTTTGGATTTATTTCTCGTCGGAAGTGATTCACAGTATCTCAATGAATTGAAATCCTTAGCCAGCGATGACCCAAGAATTCACTTTCAAGATCCAGTCAAATTCGATGATATTCCCAGAGTGCTGAATGGTTATGACTGCGGAATATCTTTATTGCCGCCGGTGTCTTTTAATCATGAGCATGCCCTGCCCAACAAGTTCTTTGAATTTGTACAGGGGCGGCTCTGTCTTGCCGTAGGGCCATCGCCGGAAATGGCACGACTTGTCAAGAGTTATGACTTGGGAGTTGTTACAGACGACTTTACGCCGCAGTCTCTGGCCACATCTCTTTCACAACTTAACGCCGAAAAGGTGATGCGTTACAAAGAAAATTCACATCGCGCCGCAAGAGAGTTGAGCGCTGAGCACGATATGAAGCGTTTGCGTGAGATCGTAGAGGGAGTACTCGCGGAATAG
- a CDS encoding recombinase family protein, translating into MISFSGGIPSPKNGLTYLVLIVARISTVHQDTRSLEDQIAICSKWCEDNLDQKFVVKVIQSRGSGELLDRTELNEIEEAIESGRFDLFMAEDLARICRRNRAIDFLELAEDHDTRVVMLNDNLDTVNEDWRLKASFATMHHEQSNSDTSKRITRSIRNRFLQGMIQTVPKGYIKPFPKALDADVTKDPDAEPIVMEIISRLEKGESYSMVADFLNENQVPKGPFGRSKKWTAAAVSGLIHNPILKGIREAGRKMAKRNNKSGKRRSVKAPPENLQVRKVPHLAYIDAERYDRLLRKLDAKNAPFRRKKVNGRDSRANVPKKRTRFPGQQVFCAVCGHPMQWGGHGQVDHMVCKGARDYHCWQSATFDGLLASAKILTAVYEVCDKLPNFPETLQNQVRDEFQALTNTRESERNQIEKRIDKLTRDLNRLVEFILNGKGSDFVSQKIAETEAELEQAKLELQELESRPSVAPVLPTSDQVRELAKEAIAKGSVCPYELSRVMRKLIPRIEAHPMRLCDGGAIVIRAKFQLNLCSLVPGLNDLTLAREVMTPSLEVDLFEPVQREAFRERVIALRDGGMKQRDIAAELGITLPAVQNAAKLQAEMDSMGLQDPYIPVTEAPMNLNRMRRHLHPRFEFQTYEPGNQD; encoded by the coding sequence ATGATTTCTTTTTCCGGTGGAATTCCTTCACCAAAGAATGGCCTCACATACTTGGTCCTGATCGTGGCCCGCATCTCGACGGTCCATCAGGATACGCGTAGCCTTGAAGATCAGATCGCAATCTGTTCCAAATGGTGTGAAGACAACCTTGATCAGAAATTCGTAGTCAAGGTCATTCAAAGCCGGGGAAGTGGCGAACTGCTTGATCGCACGGAACTGAATGAAATCGAAGAGGCGATCGAGTCAGGCCGATTTGATCTGTTCATGGCGGAGGACTTGGCTCGAATCTGTCGCCGAAATCGGGCGATTGATTTCTTGGAATTGGCCGAAGACCACGATACTCGGGTCGTAATGCTAAACGACAACTTAGACACCGTTAACGAGGATTGGCGCCTGAAAGCCAGCTTCGCGACGATGCACCATGAACAGTCGAATTCGGATACCTCTAAACGAATTACGCGAAGTATTCGAAACCGATTTCTTCAGGGGATGATCCAAACGGTACCGAAGGGGTATATCAAGCCTTTTCCCAAAGCTCTCGATGCGGATGTGACGAAGGATCCCGATGCAGAGCCGATCGTTATGGAGATCATTTCGCGACTTGAGAAGGGAGAGTCCTACTCGATGGTGGCGGATTTTCTCAACGAGAATCAAGTCCCGAAAGGTCCGTTTGGTCGCTCGAAAAAATGGACTGCAGCTGCTGTCTCGGGACTGATTCACAATCCAATTCTGAAGGGTATCCGGGAAGCAGGCCGTAAGATGGCCAAGCGGAACAATAAGTCTGGTAAACGACGCTCCGTAAAGGCTCCGCCAGAGAATCTTCAAGTCCGAAAAGTTCCGCATTTGGCTTACATTGATGCCGAGCGATATGACCGTCTCCTCCGAAAGCTCGACGCAAAGAACGCACCGTTTCGGCGCAAGAAGGTGAACGGCCGCGATTCTCGAGCCAACGTTCCCAAGAAACGCACGCGTTTTCCTGGTCAGCAAGTGTTCTGCGCTGTCTGCGGTCATCCAATGCAGTGGGGAGGGCATGGCCAAGTGGACCACATGGTTTGCAAGGGGGCTCGTGACTACCATTGCTGGCAAAGTGCGACCTTCGATGGGCTTCTTGCATCTGCGAAGATTCTGACGGCTGTCTATGAAGTATGCGACAAGTTGCCGAATTTCCCAGAAACGCTTCAGAACCAAGTGCGAGATGAATTTCAAGCTCTGACTAACACGCGAGAGTCAGAGCGGAACCAGATTGAAAAGCGGATCGACAAGCTTACACGTGACCTGAATCGCTTGGTCGAGTTCATTCTGAATGGCAAGGGCTCTGACTTTGTTTCCCAGAAGATTGCTGAAACCGAGGCCGAGTTGGAGCAGGCGAAGTTAGAACTGCAAGAACTAGAGTCACGTCCTAGCGTGGCGCCGGTGCTTCCGACTTCCGATCAGGTACGAGAACTAGCCAAGGAGGCGATCGCCAAAGGTTCGGTGTGTCCATATGAACTTAGCCGAGTGATGCGCAAGTTGATCCCACGTATCGAGGCTCATCCCATGCGTCTCTGCGACGGCGGGGCGATCGTCATTCGCGCGAAGTTTCAGCTGAATCTATGTTCGTTGGTTCCTGGATTGAACGACCTTACGTTGGCGCGAGAAGTCATGACGCCGTCGCTTGAGGTGGACCTGTTCGAGCCAGTTCAGCGTGAAGCGTTTCGAGAGCGTGTTATCGCGCTCCGAGACGGGGGCATGAAACAACGCGACATTGCCGCCGAACTAG